GGGGCGGAGACAAGGTGGTGGGCATCAGTGCCAGAGGCCCCCAACCAGCCTCAAGGAGGAGCCCTAGgagaaccccaccccaccccgcagaCCTGCCCCCACCTTCCACTCACCTCGTAGAGATTTTCGTCTTCGTAGTCATCCTGGATATCAGCCCCGAATTTCATGTTCTGCCATCGTTTCTGTTGTGGGATGGGGAGCCTCAGTGAGTGGGGGCGGAGGGCGGGCAGATAGAGATCGTGTTTTCAGACCCTCGTGGAGGCCAGGAGGAGTTGAGGGACATGCCCAGAGTCACATATCCTGTAAGTGGCGGGTCACTCTGGGTCCAAGCCAGTGTCCTTTTGATTGTCCCCACTGCCTATTCTTCCCCACAAATAGTGAGAGCAATAATACTAAGTGGCTATAGTTGTCTTGTGGCCTAAagagcatttgttgttgttttagtcgctcggttgtgtctgacattttttGCGATCCTGTGgccggtagcccgccaggctctgtccatgggactctccaggcaagaatactggagtgggttgccattcccttctccaggggatcttcccgacctaaggatggaacccacgtctcctgcattgcaggtggattcttttactgctgagccactgtggaagctcaggtattcttgcctaggaaatcccatggacagaggagcctggcgggctacaggccacggggcGCAAAAGAACCGTTCACACCGCTTAGCGGCTGAGCCCACAGGCATGCCAGAGACGCCGGTGGGGGTCAGACATCCGGGATGACACCAGCTCCCATCTTCCCCGTCCTGGGTTACATCTGAAGGGTACAGCCCTCCTGGATAGAGGGACCAGTGAGGCATCCCTGGGGCCAGAGGTGAAGACAACCCTGAGGGGAGACTAAGCAAGGACGCCCCTCTGGTCCCAGCACAGTTTGAATGCGTTCATTCTATTAAATTTTTAGGCCCTCGGCGCCTGGGAGGTGGGCGCTGCCATTCTGCCAAGTTCTAGGCGGGAGGGACTCTTGGGGGTCCGCTAGTTCCCGCGGGGTGGGCCTGGGGGGCGGGCTCACCCGGAAGAGCAGCAGCGTTCCAGGCACCACGGCGCAGATGAGGAGGATGATGCCCTCAGCGGTGATGATGTTGTTCTTGGTGCCCTCCCCCATGTCCAGGAAGGGCCTGGGGAGCGGCTCTGTGAGGAGGGAATACGGCTCAGAGCCCCACCTTGCCGCTGGCCACGCCCCTAGGCCACGCCCCCTCCAGCGAGGCCCAAGACCCTGGAAGCCGCTCCCGCTTTGCAGGTGAGAAGACTGGCCGCTGCGTGAGAGCCGGAGACCCAGGATGCCCGAGATGCAGGCGATGCCGGCACGGGCTCCATCCCGCCTTCCCGACGGATGGACGGGATGGACACTCACCTCGCACGCGGAGGTACGTCCCGCAGGAGCGCTGTATCTTCTTGCCGTCACTGACTTCGCACCTATACATGCCCCTGTGGCTCTTGTTCACTTGCTTGAAGATCAGCTCGCCCCCGGCACCCAGGCTCCCGCGATGCATCACAGGGGGCCATGAGGAGTTGCCTTGGGGGACGCGCCACCACGTGACGTTGGTGTTGCTGCCGTTGTGTATGCACTGGAGGCGCACCTCCTCCCCCACGCTCACCGTCACCGAGGGTGGGCCCCACTCCACCCACAGGGCCTGGCACCCGGGGCCTGCAGAGAGGAGGCAGGCGGGTTGGAGACAGCCAACGGGGACACTGACCCAGCGCGGCCCCTGGTAGCTGCAGGGCTCCTGgctgcgtgtgtgtatgtgtatgtgaggtGGGGTGTGGGGAAGTGTGAGTGACACACCCAGAGTGGAGGGGGGGCTGGGAGGTGTCCCCACTTGCCCCTCCAGAGccacctcctccctctgccccctgcTCTGTGCTTCCACCCCCTCTGAGCTCGCTGGCACTTGAATAGGCAGTTCCCTAGGACTAGCAGTGCCCCAGGCCAGGAAGCTCCTTACAAAATCAGTTTGGGCATCACCTCCTCCTGAAGGCCCTCCTGGATTATTTTCTCACCCAGCCCCTGCCTGGCTCCACACTGGCACTTTACTTTGTATAATTATCACAGAACCCATAGAAATCGGTTCTGTCATAACCCATTCTACCAGTGGGCCAGCTGCGACCCACAGCAGCAGGCGTCCCTTGGCCCTGGGCCTCTTCTTGCCAGTTTGTgagcctgccctgccctgtgACCCTGGGTCCGGCCCTCATTCTCCTTGGCTTGCTTGTGTCATGCTGGGGGCCAGGGGTGAGGTCAGGGACTGGGCTGAGCTGGCTGGTTAGGGCTGGGAGGGCCTCAGCTGGGTCGAAGGAGATGGGGCGGCCCAGGCACGGGGGAAGGCCCAGTTCTGTGCCCCTCCTCCTGGGCCAGTCCGCATGGCTGGCTCTGCCTCttttggagggaggaggggagaggtggggaagagaaaagaaggaagaagtggGGCAAGAGACAGCAACCTGAGGAGTCACTCCAATCTCAGCTCCCAGTGCAAATTTGGGGTGACTGGATGCCTCTCTCAACTCCTTGGTCAAACAGGGTGGTCACAGCCCTGCCAGCTGGCATTGTGTGGGAGGGCAAGGGGGAAGGTCACTTGCTCCCCCAGCACTGAGAAGGGGGTTCCCTAAGTAGGGGGTGAAGACTAGGATTCAaggcagaaaaggagaaagattttTCTCCCCCTTGAAGCTGACTGCTACCCACCAccgtcccctccctgcccccagctctggAGCTCAGTCAGTCAAGGGCAACCTTAGTTCCTTATTTTGATCAGGGGGGATGAGCGGCTGGGGAAGGTGTCtcctgcccctgcctccctccaccgGGCCAGGACGCACCTTCAACTTCGCTGAGCCCCCTCCAGCCTCCCACCGGCCTGTTTGAGACAATCAAGCAGACAGATGCAGTTTCTACAGGGTCTTTTCTAGCCTGCCTCCTGccagctcctctccctccccctctgcctGGGGCCCCTCTCAACAGTCTCCCAGTTCCCACTACCGCCTCCCCCAGCACCTGCCTGCTAACCACATACCCAGGCCAGCAGCGGAGATCAGGAGGAGAAAGATGGTGGCAGGTGAGCTTTGCAGGGCTTGGGGACCCTCAGGCATCTTCTCCCAGTGGGTTGGTTAGTCTGGGTTGCAGCAGTCCTGGGGTACCAGATCCCACCTCGCTGAGCCCCAAACCCCGCCCCACTTCCTGCCCGGCCCTGCGGAGACGGGCTTCACTGGCCCCACTGCTGGGCCCTTTGGCTGGCGGGCGAGGGGGAAGCCCCTGGTGGGGGAGGCTTCAGGCCGTGAGTGGAGAGGAACCACTTCTTGCACCTGTGGCCACCACAACTCCCCTGAGAGGAGGCTGCTTGGGTGGGGGGAAGAGATTGGTTCAAGGCCTGGCTCGTCACTGGAAAGGAAACCCGCCCTGCTCGAGGGAGCCAGGGTTTGGGGGGCCTGCTGCACACAGGCAGTCAAGGGTGGTGGTGGTTCCAAGCTTGGTCTTTGCCTCTCATTGGCCTCGGGCAAAACTTGTCCCCTCTCCGAGCCTGTgtcctcacttcttttttttagatacttattaatttatttggttgcattgggtcttagtcgcagcatatgagatctttgctgtgtcatgcgggatctttcGTTGGGGCAcacagattctctagttgtggccatgGGCTTATTGCCTTATGGCacgcgggatcttagtttcctgaccagggctcaaacccacgtcccctgccttGCAGGGTGGCTTCTTAACCATTGGAGCATGGGGAGTCCCTAAGCCTCTGTGTCCTCCCTTCTTGGGGTTGGAAAAGAGAATTTCTCCAACAAAAGAGGTTGTACATGCACAGCGCTGAACACAGGACCCCGGCACGTGGATGGGTGCTCAGTAGAGGTTGCTTATTATTAATGCTTATGAGgaataagggtttccctggtggctcagtggtaaagaatccacctgccaatgcaggagacaagggttcaatcccatgcacacacacatataaggagatgcgggaagaacccctggagaagggaatggctactcattccagtattcttgcctggagaagtccatggacagaggggcctggtgggctatagtccacggggtcgcaaagagtcagacacgactgagcgactaacatacacacaagaGGAATAAATGAGGCAGGCTCACCAACTCTGTGCCTGCGTGATGGCTTTCCTTTCTGAGGTtcggcattttaaaaaatatatatgtatcattttATGTGGCAGCGCAGGGTCTTAATTGCGACACGTGAACTCTCgtaagttgtggcatgtgggttctagttccctgatcagggattgaacccgggcctcctgcattgggagcatggagtcttagccactggaccaccagggaagtccctgaggttCAGCATTTTTAATCCAAGAGATGAGGATGAAAATATCTCCCTGGTGCTGTGACTTAAGATGATATTCCTGACATCCAGGGGCCACAGTGGGCTCTTTCCTGGTGTTCTTTCATTTCAGCCACttaccgcccccaccccccaccaatttaaaggggggaaactgaggccatcaCAGAGGGGGCGCCATCTGCCACTTGCCCAGTGTTACACTCTGGTGGCGGAGCAGGGATTCCAAGTCACTTACGTGTGCCCAGGTTCCTTTGAACATCATTTTAGGTCAAGTGGGAGGAAAATGAAGcctgaggggtgggggagtggaaTGATATGAAGTTGTTGAGATGTTTGTGAGCTGTTAGGGGACCAtgtcacacatgtgcacacacatataagaCATACACACTAAGGGGACACCTAGGAAGAAATTCATGGCAGGGAGATTTTTGGCAGCCGAAACTGGGAAACATGAGAAATTCCTTTATAGGAGAATGAATGTATACATTGAGCTATGgtaaggagtttgtcaaggctgtatattgtcaccctgcttatttaacttatatgcagagcccAAGCATCCCCCCAAATTAAAAAatcggctggatgaagcacacgctggaatcaagattgccaggagaaatatcaataacctcagatatgcagatgacaccacccttatagcagaaagtgaagaagaactaaagagcctcttgatgaaagtgaaagaggagagtgaaaaagttggcttaaaactcaacattcagaaaagtaagatcatgacatgcggtcccatcacttcatggcaaacagatggggaaacaatggaaacagtggctgactttgttttgggggggctccaaaatcactgcagatggtgactgcagccaggaaattaagatgcctactccttggaaaaaaagttatgaccaacctaggcagcatattaaaaagcagagacattaccttgccaacaaaggtgtgtctagtcaaggttgtggtttttccagtggtcatgtatggatgtgagagttggaccaaaaagaatgctgagtgctgaagaattgactctttcgaaatgtggtgctggagaatactcttgagagtcccttggactgcaaggagatccaaccagtccatcctaaaggagatcagtcctgggtgttctttggaaggactgatgttgaagctgaaactccagtactttggccacctgatgtgaagagctgtctcattggaaaagacctggatgctgggaaagattaggggcaggaggagaaggggacgacagaggatgagatggttggatggcatcaccgactcagtggacatgagtttaggtaaactctgggagttggtgatggacagggaggcctggtgtgctgcagtgcgtggggttgcagcatcggacacgactgagtgactgaactgaactgaactgatggtggtggtggtttagtcgctaagtcgtgtctgactcttgcgaccccatagacggtagcccatcaggctcctctgtccggggattgtccaggcaaggatactggagtgggctgctggttgttgttgtttagttgctcagtcgtacccgactccttgcgaccccatggactgcggcgtgccaggcttccctgtccttcagcatctcttggagtttgctcaaactcatgtccattgagtcggtgatgccatccaaccttctcgtcctctgtcatccctttcctctcctagcatcaggggcttttccaatgggtcagctcttcgcatcgggtggccaaagtattggttgtCAATAAAGTAGCACATAGCAGAAGAGTCCGAGCTTCACTTGTCAGCAGGGCTGCATCTCAGGACCaacagaaaaatgagaagaaatggaCTGTGGCAGGATCCAGCTGACTTGTTTTCAAAAGGCAGCGCAATGTGTGCTGTTAGGGAAACGTGTGTGCAGGAAAGGGGTGAGCCTATGCAGGGGAGTGACACCCCACTCGCAAGGGGTGGGGGGTTCCCTCTGGGGGAAGGGTACACAGAAGGCTTTGTCTCTCTTAGATTTAGGTCGTTTTACTTTTTAAGCTGGGTAGTGGGTTCATGGGTCCTTGTTACACTATTATACTGTCCTGCGTGTTGAAgtcttttgtaatttaaaaaaagttcaaATGTCACCCACACAGAAGAACGTGGGCCTCAAGAGATCACAcctcctgggtttgaatctcagctctggtcatctgagcctcagtttctcctcctGTAACTTGGGCACAACCCCTCTGCCTTGTGAGGCTGTAAGAATATCACAGAGCAGGGTTCCTAGGACACACTTCCTCTTCTCTGGCCCTCGGaccctccctgcttccctccaGGGACCCAGCTGTTCCATTGGGCTCCTCTCTGTATAGCGGGTTATAAGCCCCTCTGTACTAAAGTTCCTCCTTCTGACTCCCGCGTAGGAAGATACCTGGGTGGTCCAGTTGCAGCCCTTGGGAATTCACCTCCTTCAGCATCCTTCTTGGCCAAGGTGGTTTTCAGGCCCTTGACTGCCCCCCAGTGGCCAGAGCGGTGCAGCCTCCGCATCGCAGGCCCTCTCAGGCAGGCTGGTTTGTCTGGGCACTTCCACGACCCACTTAACCCAGCACCCCTGGTATCTGGCACTGGGCAAGCTAACCAGATGCTTGGCATTGCATCCCCAGGACGATTCTGGGAAATTTCATTCTCAATCGACAAAAGAGGAAACTTAGGTCCCAAACAAGGACTGACTGGCTCAAGGCCATGCCCAGGAGTGTAACACTTTgggtctcattttcctcatttctaaGCCCTTCAGGGGCTACAGCCCAGGTAGCTGGCTGTAGCTACCAAATGCCGGCTTTGCCACCTCCTAGCTGTAGGTCATGAGGAAAATCACGCATCCTGTGACTTCTTTTTCCCATCTCCAaacgatgttgaagctgaaactccaacactttggctacctgatgtgaagagctgactcatttgaaaagaccctgatgctgggaaagattgagggcaggagaaggggacgacagaggatgagattgttggatggcatcaccaactcaatggacatgggtttgggtggactccaggggttggtgatggatggcctggtgtgatgcagttcatggggtcggagagtcggacacaactgagcggctgaactgaactgaaacagtggGTGCGTTTGGGCACCTACTTCACAAAAGTATTAAGTGATGTGGTTATACAGCACTTCTAgtacttcagtctctcagtcgtgcctgactctttgcaaccccatggattatacagtccatggggttctccaggccagaatactggagtgggtagcctttcccttctccaggggatcttcccaacccaggaatcgaacccaggtctcccacattgcaggcagattgtttaccagctgagtcacaaggaaagtccctgagaaatctgtatgcaggccaagaagcaagttagaactcgacatggaacatcagactggttccaaatcgggaaaggagtatgtcaaggctgtatattgtcaccctgcttatttaacttatattcagagtgcaCCATGCGAAATGCCTGGCttgctgaagcacaagctggaatcaagattccagctgggagaaatatcagtaaccttagatacacagatgacgcacccttatggccgaaagggaagaagtactaaagagcctcttgatgaaagagtgaaaactggcttaaaactcaacattcagaaaagatcatggcatatggccccatcacttcatggcaaatagatggggaaacgatggaaacactggcagactttcttgggctccacaatcactgcagatggtgactacagccaggaaatcaaaaaacgcttgctccttgggagaaaagctatgaccaacctagacagcatgttaaaaagcagagacattactttaccaacaaaggtctgtctaggcaaagctatggtttctttccaggagtcatgtatgaatctgagttggaccaaaaagaatgCTGCGTGCTGAATTGACacctttgaactctggtgttggaggagTCTCTtcggagtcccttggactgcaaggagatccaaccagtgcatcctaaaagtgaatcagtcctgactattcattggaaggactgatgctgaagctaaaactcaattactttggccacctgatgcaaagaaccgactcattggaaaagaccaatgctgggaaagactgaaggcagagacaagagtatgagatggctgaatggcaccaGCTACATGATGGACAAgtttaagctccaggagttggtgatggacagagaagcctggagtactacagtccgtggggtcacaaggattCAGACActagagtgactgaactggagtACTTGGGTAGAAACACACTGGTAGGCTCTAGGCCAGTGTTCACATCAGTAACTTCCAGCCCTGACAACTTTTGAGCTGGGTGGCAGTAGTGCCAAAGGTGTATGACTCTGCGGTCTGATATTTTCACTTTGAACATCTTCGTACACCAGGTATGCTGCTTTGAGCTGACAGGGAACCTCCCAGAATCCCTAAGGCAGGAGTAAGTAGCTTTACAAACAAGAGCTGCTCAGGGTCGTAGCAATTATGGGCAGTAGTGGAACGCAAACCCATGTCATTAGAGTCCAGAAGTCAGGTGTGACACTGGGTCTGATCTCAGTGGTAACTTGGGGGTGGAAGAACCTCAGGGGTTGTGGCCTAGCCAGTTTAGCCTCAGCATTTTAGCTTTCCCCAGCTCGGAGATGGGCCTGGTCTTTAAGGTGGCAAGGCTTCTCCCTCTAGGATTAAAAGGGTGTCCTGCTTCAACCAGGGGCCCAGCCACAGGTAGTTCCTGTTCCATTAGTCAAAGCTGCTCAGTgtcctctctttgtgaccccatggactatagcctaccaggttcctctgtccatggagttctccaggcagtaatactggagtggatagctgttcccttctgcaagggaagcattctttactgactgagataccagggaaggtCCCATCAGTGCCAAGAGCCAATCACCATGGAGACCCAGAGGGGGCAGAGCAGAGCAGGCCCCAGGCCGCAGCCTCTGTGCAGGTCTGAACACCTGGTCCCAGCCGGGCCCATGCCGCAGCTTCCCCCGGTTGAAGGGGGTATAGCATGGCCCAGGCTAGAGACCCCAAGTGAAGGGTCCCATGTGGATCAGGGAAAGGAAGTGCACGCGAGGGAGAGGTCAAAACCTCGGGCGGAAGGCACCAAAGGGTCGCCAGGGCTGTCCACCCCGCCCACTTCCTTCCAGGGAAGCAGCGCTTGAGCCCCAGGGGCCCTCCTCTTTGCTCCAGCAGGGCCACGGCTTgaactttcagtttcttttttctgagACTCGCTCTGCGGAGATGCAAAGGCCCTGGGTCGTGCA
Above is a genomic segment from Ovis canadensis isolate MfBH-ARS-UI-01 breed Bighorn chromosome 14, ARS-UI_OviCan_v2, whole genome shotgun sequence containing:
- the CD79A gene encoding B-cell antigen receptor complex-associated protein alpha chain isoform X2, which encodes MPEGPQALQSSPATIFLLLISAAGLGNSSWPPVMHRGSLGAGGELIFKQVNKSHRGMYRCEVSDGKKIQRSCGTYLRVREPLPRPFLDMGEGTKNNIITAEGIILLICAVVPGTLLLFRKRWQNMKFGADIQDDYEDENLYEGLNLDDCSMYEDISRGLQGTYQDVGSLHIGDAQLEKP
- the CD79A gene encoding B-cell antigen receptor complex-associated protein alpha chain isoform X1, giving the protein MPEGPQALQSSPATIFLLLISAAGLGPGCQALWVEWGPPSVTVSVGEEVRLQCIHNGSNTNVTWWRVPQGNSSWPPVMHRGSLGAGGELIFKQVNKSHRGMYRCEVSDGKKIQRSCGTYLRVREPLPRPFLDMGEGTKNNIITAEGIILLICAVVPGTLLLFRKRWQNMKFGADIQDDYEDENLYEGLNLDDCSMYEDISRGLQGTYQDVGSLHIGDAQLEKP